In Phalacrocorax carbo chromosome 1, bPhaCar2.1, whole genome shotgun sequence, the genomic stretch CCCCACAAATTCACACCCACATCCCCCAGCTCTGGCTCCCTGCTTGCCCATGTTGGCCTTGAGCCAGCAAAGTGTCCGCAGGGCAAAGACGGGCACCAGCCTCCCCgcaggagctggagggaggggatccttcccctctgctcagctggggGCACACATGCGGGTGCTGGGTACAGTCTGGGCTCCCCAGCGCAAGACAGACCTGGGCacactggagagagtccagggAAGGGCCACGAAGCTGAAGAGAGGCCTGGATCATCTCCCATTTGGGGAGAGAGATGCTCTTTGGgctgggactgctcagcctggagacgAGAAGGCTCGGGAGGATCTTCCCCGTGTGTAGAAAGGCCTAACGCAGCGCTGCTTTCGGCAGTGCCCGACAGGCTCTGACTCCTGCCGTCGCCCCTCCAAGGTCTTTCCCTCAGGCTGGCAGCTTTCATGCTTCCTTTCAGCCCGACCCCTTCCTcatttcaaaatctcttttgtAATTCCCTGGTCACCATTTAATGCAGCTGATGGTCATCTTCGTCCTTAACATAACCAGTTTTGGGCAAACACCCCTCAGACAAGTATCACCTGTTCATCATCACCTTCTTCTTTGAGCAGGGGTTGGTACCAAGGCCCCTTGCCAAGGGTGGGCTGTGTGGGACCCTCAGGCCAGCCCTGAAGAAGGGGGTAGCTGGGGCAGGGCTCTTGGAGGACTTTCCTTCACCAGAAAATCCCATCATTTGGCCTCATTCCTCACTCCTCAAAACTGCCTACATCAAGGCAGCTCTCCCatggtgctgcctgcagcctgcctaCACGGGGGGCAGGTGCCGGACTCGCTCTTCCCAGGGCCTTGGGAGCTGTGGAGGTGGTGGGGACTGGATGGCATGAAATGGAAGTGACCCTGGACACCacccctccttgctgcccttcTCCCAGTGTGAGGGATGCTGTGGGACCCCCGGCCAGCTCAGGCAAAGGCCACGGGGAGGCTGGGCCAGGACAGATTGCACAAAGCGGGGCCGAgccccagctgggctggagccaagCCCGGCCCCGTGGCCGTCCAGCCCAGCCTGAGCCTGGCAGGAGAGGACAGCAGAGGAGGGTCGTGCCCTGGCCCAGCATAAAAAGCCCTCGGTGGGGACGGGGAGCAGGCGCACCCCAGGAAGGGCCCAGAGCAGCGCTGCCGGAGCCGTGGGAGCAGGGCCATGGAGCAGTACTTCTCGGCCACCCAGAAGATGGAGCAGGAGGTGATGTTCCCCAGCCTGCTCCGAGGGGTCTTCCCAGAGCAGgacggggcagccccggccacGGGCAGCCGCACAGACCTCTACGAGCGCTACCAGCTCCTCAAGGCCATCAAGCCCATGGTGGAGAAAGGCCTGGCCTGTGTCACTGACCAGAGCCCGACCAGCGCCCATGCTGACACGGAGACGTGCTCGGACCACCACGGTGCCATGGATGCCCAGCTGGAGGAGCGCCTGTCCCACCACCTGGCTGGCTTGCAGCAGGTCCTCACCCACCTCACCAGGGACACCAACGCCCTCACCCGGAGGTACAGCCAGATCCTGGAGCAGATCACCCCCAGCGAGGGACAGCCCAGCTGGTGACCCTGCCCCGCGCGCCAGGTAAGAGCTGGGGAGACGCAGAGCCCAGGGCCACCAGGACAAGGGGTGGGTGATGTCCCCAAGTGGTCCTGCACACTGCACGGGTGAGGACCTACCGGCAAGTGCCTTCAAATGGGGGCTGTCCCCTCacatgctggcagctttccatCTCCATGCTGGAGGGGGGACTCATCGCATCCCTCGCTGCAGAGTCCCCAGGGGTTCAGGGTGTATGGAGCCGGGAGTGGTGGGCTAGGTCTCCCCCTGGGAGGCCTTCAGGGTTAAGGACAGCTGCCGTTGCAGGATGGATGCTGGTGGCACGAAGACGTCCCCATCGCTGATCATCGTGggctcttccccagcactgaTCGCCCACCCGGCACTGCGGCATGGGACCTCCCAGCGCTCGCACCGCACGCTGGCCATGGTTGGGACCACTGGAGAACCAGATGCTGCCTTATCCTCATAGGAAGAAGCACCTGGTCACACTGGGAGGTCCGTCAGAAGAGCCACACACCCCGTGCCCTcctctttattttcaaagagcaGCACGAATGTGCGGCGTTGCATGGTGGCCCCGACGTCCGACGCTCCCCTGTGACTGCCAAGCCCTTTTCCAGCTGGTACCTGGACTCCAAGGGTGTTTTCCccaatttttgtaataaaaggaTCCCTGTGAAGCTGTTGTCAGTGTGGTGCTTTCCCCTGCCTGAAGCCCTCGGGGTGTGCCTCagcgtggggcagggggacgcTGGCTCTGTCAGGAAAGGACTTTCCAGTGCCATCATGGGCAATCTGAGGGGACAGAGAATCACAAAGTCATGCAAtagtttggattggaagggaccttcagaggccatctagtccaattCCCTGCTGTGTGCAGGGACACCTTCCCCCGGCATAGGGAGCTCAGAGCCCTCTCCAACCATcgggcatccacagcttctctgggcaacttgttcctGTGTCTCACCCACCCTCAGCCCAATAAATGTCTTCCTTATCTCAACAGTAACACCAGCAAAAGGAGATGCctgttttctgtgcatgtgAATCTGCCCAACGCACAGCCCAGACATGCAACAGCGAGAGGGACACGCAGCCCTACTGCTGCGcgctggggagggaggtggaaagggagggagaagagggagggagggcgggaGAGAGGGAGACATCATCCCATGTAGGAGAGAGTCACCAGCTTCAGAGTCCTCTTTAAACATGTCCCCGGGGGTGTCCCACCGccgctgctggtgctgctctgtgccccaGAGCTCCCCACGTCTTTCTCCTGCCCATCAGGGTTTCTGCCCTGGAGCTGCCCCAAGCGGGGCTGAGCCTGGGGACCGTCCCCAaggggcagcggggctgcagggctcagcccctcTGCAAAGCAAACGCCCCTGGGGCCCCAAACCTGTCTCTACAATTGGGTTACACTGCAGATTCCCAACCCCTCTTGCCTGATCAGGCCTTTTCTCCTGGCTGTCGAGACCACCTTGGCTTCAGCTTGTCCTCCCTGACCAtgggcagcaggggcagggtcTCCAGCCTCCTGTGGCCGAGCAGCCAGCCGGGGGCcaggggctctgcagggggcagctgggggctggATCCAGGGACACCCCACAGCTGAAAGGGCACCGAGTGGGTTTGAGCAAGGAGAAGGACAGCGCTGGTGGTGTCAGGGGAGGCAGAGACACTGGGGGATCTGACAGCAGACCGCTCTGGGGACAACACGTGGACACCTGAGGACACATGTGGGGTGGCATTTCCCCCCTCTGAGCCATGGCAGGGGACGGGCTGCCCAGGAGGATGGCGGGTCAGTGGGAGGCTTGCCCAGACGTCAAATCTGTGTTTGCTGAGATCCAAGCATCCCATTGCACCTCCCGTGGGCTCAGCACCAACCCTGCTCTGCACCGTTGCCATGCTCCTCCAGGTGCTTCCCTCCTGGTTCCAATGTTCTTACTTTTCTGGGAAGGACAACCACGGCATCTACAAAAGTGTTGGCCAAGTACCAGGTGCCCCAAAATGGGGGAGCACACCAGTGATCCCAGCCAGCGTGAGGATTCGGAGGCACGTCTGCCCTCATGTCGTCCCTCAGCTCTGGCAAGGGTGCATGGGAGACACCTCAGCTGTCCTCATTGCAATGCCACTGCAAGGTGGGCTGTCATGGCACAGGCTGGGGCAGAAGTGGGGCTGGAGGATACACATGGGGTCTCCAAACCACCTTTCGAGCTGCTCTACCACCACTGAACCATGAGGAATGGAAGGACATCAGTTCCCGGTGAGGTGAGGACCATGGAGGTGGTGGTGTCCCTCTGGTGGGTTAcatggctggagctgaaggACAGGACCCGTGTCACCTGGAGAAGATACTGATCACAGCAAGGAGGGCCTgcagtcacctccagcaatggCTTTTGGACTGGGCAGCGCGCTTGGCAGGTGGAGACGCTCACGGTGCTCTGGGAAGTATCGCAGTGGAACATCTGGCAAGCGCTCAGCACCGCAGCTGAACATGGCTGCTGACAGACGCAAGATGTTCGCAGCAAAGGCCTGTGACGTGGAGCAGCTGGAACGACACGCTGACGACATTTGGGTCGCTTGCAATCAatcccccagcaccaccaggtCCCTTCCTGCTCCCATTGCAGGGCATTGCATCACACCGACCCCGGGGATGCATCatgtcctgctgctggccacaggTTTTGGGCATGGCTGATAAGAGCCACGAGATGGTCACAGAAAAGGCCTTTGTCCTTGGAAACCCAGCGCCGGCCCCTGCCAGGAGGAGGGCAGACGGGGCACATCAGGCCCTCTCCTCTCCGGCGTGGCAGGGGGGTGCTGGCTCCGTGCCGGCCTGGAAAGGCTCCCAGGGCACCGGCACCGCTGCCGGCCACCACGGCGAGACAAACTTCTCCATTCACGTTGTTGAATCAAATCAGGATCGCAGGTCCATTTCTGTCTGCTTCATGGCATCTAATAAAGCAGAAAGCGGTGACCTGGGCACACGGGCTCCGGACCAGGAAGACAAGAGATTAAGCACAGTTTTCACCCAAAGTGTGAAATAAAGAAGAAGTGCCAAATACCCGTCTCTAAGCAGTCCCAAGAAGCCCTAAGCACACGCCACACGCCCCCAAGGGTGGgtgggctgccagcagccctgcccctcccggAGGGCAgggtccctgcctgcacacCCCTGCCTTTGCATTCGGGGGTGCTCTGGCCTCGGCCGTacccctcctgctgctgcctatCGCCCACTGGCGCAGGTGCCAGGGGGAAAGCACCCCACAAATTCACACCCACATCCCCCAGCTCTGGCTCCCTGCTTGGCCACGTTGGCCTTGAGCCAGCAAAGTGTCCGCAGGGCAAAGACGGGCACCAGCCTCCCCgcaggagctggagggaggggatccttcccctctgctcagctggggGCACACATGCGGGTGCTGGGTACAGTCTGGGCTCCCCAGCGCAAGACAGACCTGGGCacactggagagagtccagggAAGGGCCACGGAGCTGAAGAGAGGCCTGGATCATCTCCCATTTGGGGAGAGAGATGCTCTTTGGgctgggactgctcagcctggagacgAGAAGGCTCGGGAGGATCTTCCCCGTGTGTAGAAAGGCCTAACGCAGCGCTGCTTTCGGCAGCGCCCGACAGGCTCTGACTCCTGCCGTCGCCCCTCCAAGGTCTTTCCCTCAGGCTGGCAGCTTTCATGCTTCCTTTCAGCCCGACCCCTTCCTcatttcaaaatctcttttgtAATTCCCTGGTCACCATTTAATGCAGCTGATGGTCATCTTCGTCCTTAACATAACCAGTTTTGGGCAAACACCCCTCAGACAAGTATCACCTGTTCATCATCACCTTCTTCTTTGAGCAGGGGTTGGTACCAAGGCCCCTTGCCAAGGGTGGGCTGTGTGGGACCCTCAGGCCAGCCCTGAAGAAGGGGGTAGCTGGGGCAGGGCTCTTGGAGGACTTTCCTTCACCAGAAAATCCCATCATTTGGCCTCATTCCTCACTCCTCAAAACTGCCTACATCAAGGCAGCTCTCCCatggtgctgcctgcagcctgcctaCACGGGGGGCAGGTGCCGGACTCGCTCTTCCCAGGGCCTTGGGAGCTGTGGAGGTGGTGGGGACTGGATGGCATGAAATGGAAGTGACCCTGGACACCacccctccttgctgcccttcTCCCAGTGTGAGGGATGCTGTGGGACCCCCGGCCAGCTCAGGCAAAGGCCACGGGGAGGCTGGGCCAGGACAGATTGCACAAAGCGGGGCCGAgccccagctgggctggagccaagCCCGGCCCCGTGGCCGTCCAGCCCAGCCTGAGCCTGGCAGGAGAGGACAGCAGAGGAGGGTCGTGCCCTGGCCCAGCATAAAAAGCCCTCGGTGGGGACGGGGAGCAGGCGCACCCCAGGAAGGGCCCAGAGCAGCGCTGCCGGAGCCGTGGGAGCAGGGCCATGGAGCAGTACTTCTCGGCCACCCAGAAGATGGAGCAGGAGGTGATGTTCCCCAGCCTGCTCCGAGGGGTCTTCCCAGAGCAGgacggggcagccccggccacGGGCAGCCGCACAGACCTCTACGAGCGCTACCAGCTCCTCAAGGCCATCAAGCCCATGGTGGAGAAAGGCCTGGCCTGTGTCACTGACCAGAGCCCGACCAGCGCCCATGCTGACACGGAGACGTGCTCGGACCACCACGGTGCCATGGATGCCCAGCTGGAGGAGCGCCTGTCCCACCACCTGGCTGGCTTGCAGCAGGTCCTCACCCACCTCACCAGGGACACCAACGCCCTCACCCGGAGGTACAGCCAGATCCTGGAGCAGATCACCCCCAGCGAGGGACAGCCCAGCTGGTGACCCTGCCCCGCGCGCCAGGTAAGAGCTGGGGAGACGCAGAGCCCAGGGCCACCAGGACAAGGGGTGGGTGATGTCCCCAAGTGGTCCTGCACACTGCACGGGTGAGGACCTACCGGCAAGTGCCTTCAAATGGGGGCTGTCCCCTCacatgctggcagctttccatCTCCATGCTGGAGGGGGGACTCATCGCATCCCTCGCTGCAGAGTCCCCAGGGGTTCAGGGTGTATGGAGCCGGGAGTGGTGGGCTAGGTCTCCCCCTGGGAGGCCTTCAGGGTTAAGGACAGCTGCCGTTGCAGGATGGATGCTGGTGGCACGAAGACGTCCCCATCGCTGATCATCGTGggctcttccccagcactgaTCGCCCACCCGGCACTGCGGCATGGGACCTCCCAGCGCTCGCACCGCACGCTGGCCATGGTTGGGACCACTGGAGAACCAGATGCTGCCTTATCCTCATAGGAAGAAGCACCTGGTCACACTGGGAGGTCCGTCAGAAGAGCCACACACCCCGTGCCCTcctctttattttcaaagagcaGCACGAATGTGCGGCGTTGCATGGTGGCCCCGACGTCCGACGCTCCCCTGTGACTGCCAAGCCCTTTTCCAGCTGGTACCTGGACTCCAAGGGTGTTTTCCccaatttttgtaataaaaggaTCCCTGTGAAGCTGTTGTCAGTGTGGTGCTTTCCCCTGCCTGAAGCCCTCGGGGTGTGCCTCagcgtggggcagggggacgcTGGCTCTGTCAGGAAAGGACTTTCCAGTGCCATCATGGGCAATCTGAGGGGACAGAGAATCACAAAGTCATGCAAtagtttggattggaagggaccttcagaggccatctagtccaattCCCTGCTGTGTGCAGGGACACCTTCCCCCGGCATAGGGAGCTCAGAGCCCTCTCCAACCATcgggcatccacagcttctctgggcaacttgttcctGTGTCTCACCCACCCTCAGCCCAATAAATGTCTTCCTTATCTCAACAGTAACACCAGCAAAAGGAGATGCctgttttctgtgcatgtgAATCTGCCCAACGCACAGCCCAGACATGCAACAGCGAGAGGGACACGCAGCCCTACTGCTGCGcgctggggagggaggtggaaagggagggagaagagggagggagggcgggaGAGAGGGAGACATCATCCCATGTAGGAGAGAGTCACCAGCTTCAGAGTCCTCTTTAAACATGTCCCCGGGGGTGTCCCACCGccgctgctggtgctgctctgtgccccaGAGCTCCCCACGTCTTTCTCCTGCCCATCAGGGTTTCTGCCCTGGAGCTGCCCCAAGCGGGGCTGAGCCTGGGGACCGTCCCCAaggggcagcggggctgcagggctcagcccctcTGCAAAGCAAACGCCCCTGGGGCCCCAAACCTGTCTCTACAATTGGGTTACACTGCAGATTCCCAACCCCTCTTGCCTGATCAGGCCTTTTCTCCTGGCTGTCGAGACCACCTTGGCTTCAGCTTGTCCTCCCTGACCAtgggcagcaggggcagggtcTCCAGCCTCCTGTGGCCGAGCAGCCAGCCGGGGGCcaggggctctgcagggggcagctgggggctggATCCAGGGACACCCCACAGCTGAAAGGGCACCGAGTGGGTTTGAGCAAGGAGAAGGACAGCGCTGGTGGTGTCAGGGGAGGCAGAGACACTGGGGGATCTGACAGCAGACCGCTCTGGGGACAACACGTGGACACCTGAGGACACATGTGGGGTGGCATTTCCCCCCTCTGAGCCATGGCAGGGGACGGGCTGCCCAGGAGGATGGCGGGTCAGTGGGAGGCTTGCCCAGACGTCAAATCTGTGTTTGCTGAGATCCAAGCATCCCATTGCACCTCCCGTGGGCTCAGCACCAACCCTGCTCTGCACCGTTGCCATGCTCCTCCAGGTGCTTCCCTCCTGGTTCCAATGTTCTTACTTTTCTGGGAAGGACAACCACGGCATCTACAAAAGTGTTGGCCAAGTACCAGGTGCCCCAAAATGGGGGAGCACACCAGTGATCCCAGCCAGCGTGAGGATTCGGAGGCACGTCTGCCCTCATGTCGTCCCTCAGCTCTGGCAAGGGTGCATGGGAGACACCTCAGCTGTCCTCATTGCAATGCCACTGCAAGGTGGGCTGTCATGGCACAGGCTGGGGCAGAAGTGGGGCTGGAGGATACACATGGGGTCTCCAAACCACCTTTCGAGCTGCTCTACCACCACTGAACCATGAGGAATGGAAGGACATCAGTTCCCGGTGAGGTGAGGACCATGGAGGTGGTGGTGTCCCTCTGGTGGGTTAcatggctggagctgaaggACAGGACCCGTGTCACCTGGAGAAGATACTGATCACAGCAAGGAGGGCCTgcagtcacctccagcaatggCTTTTGGACTGGGCAGCGCGCTTGGCAGGTGGAGACGCTCACGGTGCTCTGGGAAGTATCGCAGTGGAACATCTGGCAAGCGCTCAGCACCGCAGCTGAACATGGCTGCTGACAGACGCAAGATGTTCGCAGCAAAGGCCTGTGACGTGGAGCAGCTGGAACGACACGCTGACGACATTTGGGTCGCTTGCAATCAatcccccagcaccaccaggtCCCTTCCTGCTCCCATTGCAGGGCATTGCATCACACCGACCCCGGGGATGCATCatgtcctgctgctggccacaggTTTTGGGCATGGCTGATAAGAGCCACGAGATGGTCACAGAAAAGGCCTTTGTCCTTGGAAACCCAGCGCCGGCCCCTGCCAGGAGGAGGGCAGACGGGGCACATCAGGCCCTCTCCTCTCCGGCGTGGCAGGGGGGTGCTGGCTCCGTGCCGGCCTGGAAAGGCTCCCAGGGCACCGGCACCGCTGCCGGCCACCACGGCGAGACAAACTTCTCCATTCACGTTGTTGAATCAAATCAGGATCGCAGGTCCATTTCTGTCTGCTTCATGGCATCTAATAAAGCAGAAAGCGGTGACCTGGGCACACGGGCTCCGGACCAGGAAGACAAGAGATTAAGCACAGTTTTCACCCAAAGTGTGAAATAAAGAAGAAGTGCCAAATACCCGTCTCTAAGCAGTCCCAAGAAGCCCTAAGCACACGCCACACGCCCCCAAGGGTGGgtgggctgccagcagccctgcccctcccggAGGGCAgggtccctgcctgcacacCCCTGCCTTTGCATTCGGGGGTGCTCTGGCCTCGGCCGTacccctcctgctgctgcctatCGCCCACTGGCGCAGGTGCCAGGGGGAAAGCACCCCACAAATTCACACCCACATCCCCCAGCTCTGGCTCCCTGCTTGGCCACGTTGGCCTTGAGCCAGCAAAGTGTCCGCACGGCAAAGACGGGCACCAGCCTCCCCgcaggagctggagggaggggatccttcccctctgctcagctggggGCACACATGCGGGTGCTGGGTACAGTCTGGGCTCCCCAGCGCAAGACAGACCTGGGCacactggagagagtccagggAAGGGCCACGGAGCTGAAGAGAGGCCTGGATCATCTCCCATTTGGGGAGAGAGATGCTCTTTGGgctgggactgctcagcctggagacgAGAAGGCTCGGGAGGATCTTCCCCGTGTGTAGAAAGGCCTAACGCAGCGCTGCTTTCGGCAGCGCCCGACAGGCTCTGACTCCTGCCGTCGCCCCTCCAAGGTCTTTCCCTCAGGCTGGCAGCTTTCACGCTTCCTTTCAGCCCGACCCCTTCCTcatttcaaaatctcttttgtAATTCCCTGGTCACCATTTAATGCAGCTGATGGTCATCTTCGTCCTTAACATAACCAGTTTTGGGCAAACACCCCTCAGACAAGTATCACCTGTTCATCATCACCTTCTTCTTTGAGCAGGGGTTGGTACCAAGGCCCCTTGCCAAGGGTGGGCTGTGTGGGACCCTCAGGCCAGCCCTGAAGAAGGGGGTAGCTGGGGCAGGGCTCTTGGAGGACTTTCCTTCACCAGAAAATCCCATCATTTGGCCTCATTCCTCACTCCTCAAAACTGCCTACATCAAGGCAGCTCTCCCatggtgctgcctgcagcctgcctaCACGGGGGGCAGGTGCCGGACTCGCTCTTCCCAGGGCCTTGGGAGCTGTGGAGGTGGTGGGGACTGGATGGCATGAAATGGAAGTGACCCTGGACACCacccctccttgctgcccttcTCCCAGTGTGAGGGATGCTGTGGGACCCCCGGCCAGCTCAGGCAAAGGCCACGGGGAGGCTGGGCCAGGACAGATTGCACAAAGCGGGGCCGAgccccagctgggctggagccaagCCCGGCCCCGTGGCCGTCCAGCCCAGCCTGAGCCTGGCAGGAGAGGACAGCAGAGGAGGGTCGTGCCCTGGCCCAGCATAAAAAGCCCTCGGTGGGGACGGGGAGCAGGCGCACCCCAGGAAGGGCCCAGAGCAGCGCTGCCGGAGCCGTGGGAGCAGGGCCATGGAGCAGTACTTCTCGGCCACCCAGAAGATGGAGCAGGAGGTGATGTTCCCCAGCCTGCTCCGAGGGGTCTTCCCAGAGCAGgacggggcagccccagccacgGGCAGCCGCACAGACCTCTACGAGCGCTACCAGCTCCTCAAGGCCATCAAGCCCATGGTGGAGAAAGGCCTGGCCTGTGTCACTGACCAGAGCCCGACCAGCGCCCATGCTGACACGGAGACGTGCTCGGACCACCACGGTGCCATGGATGCCCAGCTGGAGGAGCGCCTGTCCCACCACCTGGCTGGCTTGCAGCAGGTCCTCACCCACCTCACCAGGGACACCAACGCCCTCACCCGGAGGTACAGCCAGATCCTGGAGCAGATCACCCCCAGCGAGGGACAGCCCAGCTGGTGACCCTGCCCCGCGCGCCAGGTAAGAGCTGGGGAGACGCAGAGCCCAGGGCCACCAGGACAAGGGGTGGGTGATGTCCCCAAGTGGTCCCGCACACTGCACGGGTGAGGACCTACCGGCAAGTGCCTTCAAATGGGGGCTGTCCCCTCacatgctggcagctttccatCTCCATGCTGGAGGGGGGACTCATCGCATCCCTCGCTGCAGAGTCCCCAGGGGTTCAGGGTGTATGGAGCCGGGAGTGGTGGGCTAGGTCTCCCCCTGGGAGGCCTTCAGGGTTAAGGACAGCTGCCGTTGCAGGATGGATGCTGGTGGCACGAAGACGTCCCCATCGCTGATCATCGTGggctcttccccagcactgaTCGCCCACCCGGCACTGCGGCATGGGAcctcccagcgctcccaccGCACGCTGGCCATGGTTGGGACCACTGGAGAACCAGATGCTGCCTTATCCTCATAGGAAGAAGCACCTGGTCACGCTGGGAGGTCCGTCAGAAGAGCCACACACCCCGTGCCCTcctctttattttcaaagagcaGCACGAACGTGCGGCGTTGCATG encodes the following:
- the LOC135311090 gene encoding thyroid hormone-inducible hepatic protein-like; this translates as MEQYFSATQKMEQEVMFPSLLRGVFPEQDGAAPATGSRTDLYERYQLLKAIKPMVEKGLACVTDQSPTSAHADTETCSDHHGAMDAQLEERLSHHLAGLQQVLTHLTRDTNALTRRYSQILEQITPSEGQPSW
- the LOC135311287 gene encoding thyroid hormone-inducible hepatic protein-like, encoding MEQYFSATQKMEQEVMFPSLLRGVFPEQDGAAPATGSRTDLYERYQLLKAIKPMVEKGLACVTDQSPTSAHADTETCSDHHGAMDAQLEERLSHHLAGLQQVLTHLTRDTNALTRRYSQILEQITPSEGQPSW